A genomic segment from Chitinophagaceae bacterium encodes:
- a CDS encoding tryptophanase yields the protein MRTLTEPFKIKMVEPLRITTEAYRQAALEKAGYNPFLLRSDDVFIDLLTDSGTGAMSDRQWAGIMMGDESYAGARSWEHLQAVVQELTGMQYVLPTHQGRAAERILYSILGGKGKIFISNTHFDTTRANIEYVGSEAIDIVCKEANDVESYAAFKGNIDLEKLEKLITQYGTGTIAAVIITVTNNSSGGQPVSMQNMKAVRKICDKHGLLMVIDGCRIAENSYYIKHREDGFTEKTYKQIAQEMLNLGDAFIMSAKKDGMVNIGGLLTLKDEALSVKCKNLLIISEGFTTYGGLSGRDMEALAIGLNEVFDKDYLHYRIRSTAYLGEKLREKGVPVVWPIGGHAVYIDAKKLYANVPVVEYPGQALVIDLYLKGGIRCVEVGSVMFGKYNKQGKLVPAINELVRMAIPRRVYTQSHIDYVLDIFDDILEIKNRNKGFKITYEPPFLRHFTAHFEPIK from the coding sequence ATGAGGACACTAACCGAGCCATTTAAAATAAAGATGGTAGAGCCTTTACGCATTACTACCGAAGCATACAGGCAAGCCGCATTGGAAAAAGCCGGTTATAATCCTTTCCTCTTGCGCTCCGATGATGTGTTTATTGATTTATTAACCGATAGCGGAACCGGCGCCATGAGCGACCGCCAATGGGCCGGCATAATGATGGGCGATGAAAGCTATGCCGGTGCAAGGAGTTGGGAACATTTACAAGCCGTAGTACAGGAACTAACCGGTATGCAATATGTATTGCCCACGCACCAGGGCCGTGCAGCCGAAAGGATCTTGTACAGCATCCTGGGTGGAAAAGGAAAAATTTTTATTTCCAACACCCATTTTGATACCACACGTGCCAATATAGAATATGTAGGCTCTGAGGCCATTGATATTGTTTGCAAAGAAGCCAATGATGTAGAATCGTATGCTGCTTTTAAAGGAAATATTGACCTTGAAAAATTAGAAAAACTAATTACCCAGTATGGAACAGGTACAATTGCAGCAGTAATAATTACAGTTACCAATAATTCTTCCGGTGGCCAGCCAGTAAGTATGCAAAATATGAAAGCTGTAAGAAAAATTTGCGACAAACACGGCTTACTTATGGTAATAGATGGTTGCCGCATTGCCGAAAACAGTTATTACATAAAGCACAGGGAAGATGGCTTTACCGAAAAAACCTATAAGCAAATTGCACAGGAAATGCTGAACCTTGGCGACGCATTTATAATGAGTGCAAAAAAAGACGGCATGGTAAATATAGGTGGCCTGCTTACCTTAAAAGATGAAGCGCTTTCGGTAAAATGTAAAAACCTGCTCATTATATCGGAAGGTTTTACAACTTATGGTGGCTTATCGGGAAGGGACATGGAAGCCCTTGCTATTGGGTTAAACGAAGTGTTTGATAAAGATTATTTGCATTACCGCATCCGCAGCACGGCTTATTTAGGCGAAAAATTAAGAGAAAAAGGAGTTCCTGTTGTGTGGCCCATTGGCGGGCATGCCGTTTATATAGATGCCAAAAAATTATATGCCAATGTTCCGGTGGTGGAGTATCCCGGCCAGGCATTGGTAATTGACCTGTATCTTAAAGGGGGCATTCGATGTGTAGAAGTGGGCAGCGTTATGTTTGGTAAATACAACAAACAGGGCAAATTGGTGCCTGCAATAAATGAACTGGTACGCATGGCAATACCCAGGCGTGTGTACACCCAAAGCCATATAGATTATGTACTGGATATTTTTGACGATATACTGGAAATAAAAAACAGGAACAAAGGATTTAAAATTACCTACGAACCGCCATTTTTAAGGCATTTCACAGCACATTTTGAGCCGATAAAATAA
- a CDS encoding glycosyltransferase family 2 protein, whose translation MLDLYSSANPLVSVIMATYNRSGLLQRSIPSFINQIFKDCELIVVDDGSNDNSFEIVNHYMKHHENIRYIKHSNRKLSLSKNVGIAASAGKYIAFLDSDDEYQPDYLEKRVKYMANNPRVDLIEGGASIIGDRYVKDKNDLSRKIHLSLCIIGPTFFGKKEVFVSLNGFDRNIFYSEDSEFWERAEKKYCLKKVDLPGYIYYRDTADSICNNI comes from the coding sequence ATGCTTGACTTATATAGCTCCGCCAACCCATTGGTTTCGGTAATAATGGCTACTTACAACCGGTCGGGCTTACTACAGCGCAGCATTCCTTCATTTATAAACCAAATATTTAAAGATTGCGAACTAATTGTAGTAGATGACGGCAGCAATGATAATAGTTTTGAAATAGTAAACCATTATATGAAACACCATGAAAACATCCGTTATATAAAACATAGCAACCGCAAGCTATCTCTTTCAAAAAATGTGGGTATTGCAGCTTCCGCAGGAAAATATATTGCTTTTTTGGACAGTGATGATGAATACCAACCCGATTATTTGGAAAAAAGGGTAAAGTATATGGCAAATAATCCCAGGGTTGATCTTATTGAAGGCGGCGCCAGCATAATTGGCGACAGATATGTTAAGGACAAAAACGATTTGTCCAGGAAAATACATTTATCCCTTTGTATCATCGGCCCAACCTTTTTTGGCAAAAAAGAAGTTTTTGTATCTCTAAATGGATTCGACAGAAATATTTTTTACAGCGAAGACAGTGAATTTTGGGAAAGGGCAGAAAAAAAATATTGTTTAAAAAAAGTTGATCTTCCGGGATATATTTATTACCGGGATACTGCAGACAGTATTTGTAATAATATTTAA
- a CDS encoding cystathionine gamma-synthase family protein, which produces MNKKINPESLMMSYGYKPELSEGAVKCPIFQTSTFVFKSAEAGKAFFEVAYGRRQKNEGEEMGLIYSRINNPDLEILENRLTLWDEAEDCAVFESGMSAITTVLLEFLKPGDLLLISSPLYGGSDHFIKKILTKFGIIVVEFKVGQTKEEIIEIVNKTGLAQKLSLIYIETPANPTNDLIDIEVSKEIAKYFSTSQREIYLAVDNTYMGPIWQHPLKHGADLVLYSATKYIGGHSDVIAGACLGNKVLISRIKVLRTFLGNMASPNTGWLLLRSLETLKLRMDKQVYNATKVAEFLNQHHTVEKVYFLGNLTQKNGEQFHIRNKQCLTNGGMISFDIKGGEKEAFKFLNSLKLIKLAVSLGSTESLAEHPASMTHVDVDETLKAELSITDKMIRLSIGVEHYEDIIKDIKQALDK; this is translated from the coding sequence ATGAACAAAAAAATTAATCCGGAAAGCCTGATGATGTCTTATGGCTATAAACCGGAGCTATCAGAAGGCGCTGTTAAATGCCCGATATTTCAAACTTCCACATTTGTTTTTAAAAGTGCAGAAGCGGGCAAAGCATTTTTTGAAGTGGCTTATGGCCGCAGGCAAAAAAATGAAGGCGAAGAAATGGGCCTCATTTATAGTCGTATCAACAATCCCGATTTGGAAATACTGGAAAACCGATTAACACTTTGGGACGAAGCTGAAGATTGCGCCGTTTTTGAAAGTGGTATGTCGGCTATTACCACTGTGCTCTTAGAATTTTTAAAACCCGGCGATTTATTGCTCATTAGCAGCCCGCTTTATGGGGGAAGCGATCATTTTATAAAAAAAATACTTACAAAATTTGGAATTATTGTTGTCGAATTTAAAGTGGGGCAAACCAAAGAAGAAATTATTGAAATTGTAAACAAAACCGGGCTTGCCCAAAAACTATCACTAATCTATATTGAAACACCAGCAAACCCCACAAATGATTTAATAGATATTGAAGTCAGTAAAGAAATTGCAAAATATTTTTCAACTTCCCAAAGAGAAATTTATTTAGCGGTAGACAATACGTACATGGGGCCAATATGGCAACACCCATTAAAGCATGGCGCAGATTTAGTTTTATACTCCGCCACAAAATATATTGGCGGCCACAGCGATGTAATTGCCGGCGCCTGCCTGGGCAACAAAGTATTAATTTCACGAATAAAAGTTTTAAGAACCTTTTTGGGCAATATGGCCAGCCCAAATACAGGATGGCTTCTGCTTCGTAGCCTGGAAACCTTAAAACTTAGAATGGATAAACAGGTTTATAATGCAACTAAAGTTGCAGAATTTTTAAACCAGCACCACACTGTAGAAAAAGTATATTTCTTAGGAAACCTCACCCAAAAAAATGGAGAACAATTTCATATTCGCAATAAACAATGCCTTACCAACGGCGGCATGATTTCTTTTGATATAAAAGGCGGGGAAAAAGAAGCGTTTAAATTTTTAAATTCCTTAAAACTTATAAAGCTTGCCGTAAGCCTGGGTAGTACCGAAAGCCTTGCCGAACACCCGGCTTCTATGACACATGTAGATGTAGATGAAACACTAAAAGCAGAGCTTTCCATTACCGATAAAATGATAAGGCTTTCTATTGGCGTGGAACATTATGAAGATATTATTAAAGACATTAAACAGGCGCTTGACAAATAA
- a CDS encoding Crp/Fnr family transcriptional regulator, which translates to MENLQQVEEFKSSPELVEKLYANSLQKNYKAGSVILNENSAIRAIPIITRGIIKVMRTDEDGKEILLYYIKAGESCIMSFLGGLHNETSKVRAEVEEDAEILFLPVEKVALFIKEHPQWLDYIFRLYHNRFEELLEAINAIAFKKVDERLLLLLQKIAEMNQSKTILITHEQLANKLGTARVVVSRLLKNLEENGVLQLSRNKITLV; encoded by the coding sequence ATGGAAAATTTGCAACAGGTAGAAGAATTTAAGTCGTCCCCGGAACTGGTGGAAAAACTTTATGCCAACAGCCTTCAAAAAAATTATAAGGCCGGAAGCGTAATCCTCAACGAAAATTCCGCAATTCGTGCCATACCCATAATTACCAGGGGTATTATAAAAGTAATGCGTACCGATGAAGACGGGAAAGAGATACTTTTGTACTACATTAAAGCAGGAGAAAGTTGCATTATGTCTTTTTTAGGTGGCTTGCACAACGAAACCAGCAAAGTAAGAGCAGAGGTGGAAGAAGACGCCGAAATACTTTTTTTACCCGTAGAAAAAGTTGCTTTGTTCATTAAGGAACACCCACAATGGCTGGATTATATTTTTCGCCTGTACCATAATCGCTTTGAAGAACTATTGGAAGCAATAAATGCCATAGCTTTTAAAAAAGTAGATGAGCGCTTACTTTTATTGCTCCAAAAAATTGCTGAAATGAACCAATCCAAAACTATTTTAATTACCCACGAACAATTAGCCAACAAACTAGGTACTGCAAGGGTTGTAGTATCGAGGCTATTAAAAAACCTGGAAGAAAACGGGGTGCTGCAACTTAGCAGGAACAAAATAACCCTTGTGTAA
- a CDS encoding sulfite exporter TauE/SafE family protein: protein MEIAGYIASIFIGLSLGLIGGGGSILTVPVMVYLFCVDAVLATSYSLFVVGATSIVGSITYYKKNLLNLKTAFAFGIPSVVSVFFTRTYILPAIPQELMHIGYFIFTKRIFLMALFAVLMIFASYSMIKKRKATEYEEQKKKNFNYPIVFTHGIFVGVITGLIGAGGGFLIIPVLVNFLNLHMKTAVGTSLFIISINSLLGFLFSLSHSLIHWPLLLSVTAIAITGILIGSYLSTIIDGKKLKPAFGWFVLLMGFYILVKETVYS from the coding sequence ATGGAAATAGCCGGTTATATAGCCTCAATTTTTATAGGGCTTTCTTTAGGCCTCATTGGCGGTGGGGGAAGCATACTTACCGTTCCGGTAATGGTGTATTTATTTTGTGTAGATGCGGTACTGGCTACTTCCTACTCCCTTTTTGTGGTGGGTGCAACAAGTATAGTAGGCTCGATTACTTATTATAAAAAAAATCTGCTGAACTTAAAAACTGCATTTGCTTTTGGTATCCCTTCCGTAGTGTCTGTTTTCTTTACCAGGACGTATATATTACCTGCAATACCACAGGAACTAATGCATATTGGCTATTTCATTTTTACAAAAAGGATTTTTTTAATGGCGCTATTTGCCGTACTAATGATTTTTGCATCATATAGCATGATTAAAAAAAGAAAAGCAACAGAATATGAAGAACAGAAAAAGAAAAATTTTAACTACCCTATCGTTTTCACTCATGGCATATTTGTAGGGGTAATTACAGGTTTAATAGGTGCAGGCGGAGGTTTTTTAATTATTCCGGTTCTGGTTAATTTTTTAAATCTTCACATGAAAACTGCCGTAGGTACATCTTTATTCATCATTTCTATAAATTCCTTATTGGGGTTTCTATTCTCTCTTTCGCATAGCCTTATCCACTGGCCTTTACTTTTAAGCGTTACGGCAATTGCTATAACCGGCATATTGATCGGCAGTTATTTATCTACAATAATTGATGGTAAAAAATTAAAACCGGCTTTTGGCTGGTTTGTACTTCTAATGGGTTTTTACATCCTTGTTAAGGAAACCGTGTACAGCTAA
- a CDS encoding OsmC family protein translates to MSQTHFYEVNIDWKEARIGTLSSPVLNKTIECATPPEFPNGVPGIWSPEHLFVAAINSCYMATFLAIAQNFKVEVESFSCKTIAKLEMTEGKYLITEAEMFPQVKLSNPEADKEKAMKVLEKAKTGCLVTNSMKTEIKLTPQIMELEQL, encoded by the coding sequence ATGTCACAAACCCACTTTTACGAAGTTAATATAGATTGGAAAGAAGCCAGAATTGGCACTTTATCATCACCCGTTTTAAATAAAACTATTGAGTGTGCCACACCACCAGAATTTCCAAATGGCGTACCGGGTATTTGGTCGCCGGAGCATTTATTTGTGGCCGCTATAAATAGTTGCTACATGGCTACTTTTTTGGCAATAGCCCAAAATTTTAAAGTAGAAGTAGAAAGCTTTAGTTGTAAAACCATTGCTAAATTGGAAATGACAGAAGGCAAATACCTCATCACCGAAGCAGAAATGTTTCCACAGGTTAAGCTAAGCAATCCAGAAGCTGATAAAGAGAAAGCCATGAAAGTTTTGGAAAAGGCCAAAACAGGCTGCCTGGTAACCAATTCCATGAAAACAGAAATCAAACTTACCCCTCAGATTATGGAATTGGAACAACTTTAA
- a CDS encoding MBL fold metallo-hydrolase, producing the protein MFFQHVYDKSLAQGSYFIGCQATGEAIVIDAKRDIDTYLEIARQNNLTITHITETHIHADFLCGSRELAAVTGAKMYLSNEGGPDWQYEFDHVGLKDGDNIKVGNLSLNVMHTPGHTPESISFVLTDHPASNEPVMVFTGDFVFVGDIGRPDLLEKAAGIKGTKELGAKQMYHSLDKFLSLPEFVQVWSAHGAGSACGKALGAVHSSTVGYEKIRNWAFQFANKEKAFIDTLLTDQPEPPKYFAMMKHLNKVKRRLLVEVPRHSKLTKEEFLSAYKKGLKIIDTRSKVDFANGHIPGSINIQGNNSFATWAGWILNYQEQFVLIADEAQLEDLTRKLMRIGLDNVYGYISNLHDMGIELQKAEIINIDEFKTSLNKDNIQIIDVRGLTEYNAAHIENADHVFLGTLLENLDKINRNKQVIIHCQAGDRSSIAYSLLKCNGFKNIKNYAGGMKEWQAAKGKTIVCSNASCINK; encoded by the coding sequence ATGTTTTTTCAACACGTTTACGATAAAAGTTTGGCGCAAGGCAGTTATTTTATTGGCTGCCAGGCCACAGGAGAAGCTATTGTAATTGATGCCAAAAGAGATATTGATACTTATTTGGAAATTGCCAGGCAAAATAATTTAACTATTACACATATTACCGAAACACATATTCATGCCGACTTTCTTTGTGGCTCAAGGGAACTGGCTGCTGTAACCGGTGCTAAAATGTATTTATCTAACGAGGGCGGGCCTGATTGGCAATATGAATTTGACCATGTGGGTTTAAAAGATGGCGACAACATTAAAGTAGGCAATCTTTCTTTAAATGTAATGCATACACCGGGCCATACCCCAGAAAGTATTTCTTTTGTACTAACCGATCACCCTGCAAGCAATGAACCTGTAATGGTTTTTACCGGAGATTTTGTTTTTGTTGGTGATATTGGCCGCCCCGATTTATTGGAGAAAGCTGCAGGCATTAAAGGAACAAAAGAATTGGGTGCTAAACAAATGTACCATTCCCTTGATAAATTTTTATCTCTTCCCGAATTTGTACAGGTATGGTCTGCCCATGGCGCCGGATCTGCTTGTGGCAAAGCTTTGGGGGCTGTTCACAGCTCTACAGTTGGCTATGAAAAAATACGCAACTGGGCATTTCAATTTGCCAATAAAGAAAAGGCCTTTATAGATACACTCCTGACCGACCAGCCAGAGCCGCCAAAATATTTTGCCATGATGAAACACCTCAACAAAGTAAAGCGCAGGCTACTGGTAGAAGTGCCGAGGCATTCCAAATTAACAAAAGAAGAATTTTTATCCGCCTATAAAAAGGGTTTAAAAATTATTGATACCCGGAGTAAAGTTGATTTTGCCAATGGCCATATTCCCGGAAGCATCAATATACAAGGCAATAACTCTTTTGCTACCTGGGCTGGCTGGATATTGAATTACCAGGAACAATTTGTACTCATAGCCGATGAAGCCCAACTGGAAGATTTAACCCGTAAACTGATGCGTATTGGATTAGATAATGTGTACGGCTATATTTCCAACCTGCACGATATGGGCATTGAATTACAAAAAGCAGAAATAATAAACATTGATGAATTTAAAACCAGCCTCAATAAAGATAATATACAAATTATTGATGTTCGTGGGCTTACCGAATATAATGCTGCACATATTGAAAATGCCGATCATGTTTTCCTGGGAACACTATTGGAAAACCTCGATAAAATCAACAGAAACAAGCAAGTGATTATTCATTGCCAGGCAGGCGACCGCTCTTCTATTGCTTATTCTTTGCTAAAATGCAATGGTTTTAAAAATATAAAAAATTATGCAGGAGGAATGAAGGAATGGCAGGCGGCTAAAGGAAAAACAATTGTATGCAGCAATGCATCATGCATTAATAAATAA
- a CDS encoding rhodanese-like domain-containing protein, with amino-acid sequence MGIFSAIFGNKQNGNLKTVIKEGAFLVDVRSEIEFSSGSVNGAVNIPLEKMQAQITRFKNKKNIVLFCRSGSRSSMAKTMLEQSGFKNVVNGGSWQKVKQVINE; translated from the coding sequence ATGGGAATTTTTTCGGCAATATTTGGTAATAAACAAAACGGTAACCTCAAAACGGTAATTAAAGAAGGCGCTTTTTTAGTAGATGTCCGATCTGAAATTGAATTTTCTTCAGGTTCGGTTAATGGCGCAGTAAATATCCCTTTAGAAAAAATGCAGGCACAAATTACCAGGTTTAAAAATAAAAAAAATATTGTGCTATTTTGCAGGAGCGGGAGCCGCAGTAGCATGGCTAAAACCATGCTGGAACAATCCGGCTTTAAAAATGTAGTTAACGGCGGAAGCTGGCAAAAAGTAAAACAGGTAATTAATGAATAA
- a CDS encoding methyltransferase domain-containing protein produces the protein MNNQEKELQCCVTQCDNPLDREYWDAQWQNKTTGWDTGHASPAITEYMAQYKNKDAAILIPGCGNAYEAGYLLTNGFTNITLIDIAPKAVEILQNKFTGNQQVKVFCEDFFLHQGKYDLMIEQTFFCAIPPLRRNEYAAKAAALLNQNGKIAGLLFDKTFEKQGPPFGGCPCEYKPVFEPHFTIAKMEECYNSIAPRAGSEVFIQMIKK, from the coding sequence ATGAATAACCAGGAAAAAGAGTTACAATGTTGCGTAACGCAATGCGATAACCCACTAGACAGGGAATACTGGGATGCCCAATGGCAAAATAAAACTACCGGATGGGATACAGGCCATGCATCACCGGCCATTACGGAATATATGGCTCAGTATAAAAATAAAGATGCAGCCATTTTAATTCCCGGTTGTGGTAATGCTTATGAAGCAGGATACCTTTTGACCAATGGATTTACCAATATTACCCTCATTGATATTGCACCCAAAGCAGTTGAAATTTTACAAAATAAATTTACCGGCAACCAGCAGGTAAAGGTTTTCTGTGAAGACTTTTTTCTACACCAGGGCAAATATGATTTAATGATAGAACAAACTTTTTTTTGTGCCATACCACCGCTGAGAAGAAATGAATATGCTGCAAAAGCCGCAGCACTTTTGAACCAAAATGGCAAAATAGCCGGCCTCTTGTTTGATAAAACTTTTGAAAAGCAAGGCCCGCCATTTGGTGGTTGCCCATGCGAATATAAACCAGTTTTTGAACCACACTTTACAATTGCCAAAATGGAAGAATGTTACAACAGCATTGCTCCAAGAGCAGGTTCAGAAGTATTTATTCAAATGATTAAAAAATAG
- a CDS encoding YeeE/YedE family protein produces MLEFLQQPWPWYVAGPLIGLTVPVLLILGNKTFGISSSFRHICASCMPVKIPFFSYNWKKEIWNLIFVLGILLGGIIAMQFLANPHPIIINQKLATELSEYGITNFNNLVPSEIMNWQSLFSVKGLVMLVAGGFLVGFGTRYAGGCTSGHAIMGISNLQLPSLIATVCFMVGGFIMANFILPFILLL; encoded by the coding sequence ATGTTAGAGTTTTTACAACAACCCTGGCCTTGGTATGTGGCCGGGCCTTTAATTGGGCTAACTGTACCGGTATTACTCATCCTGGGTAATAAAACTTTCGGCATCAGTTCCTCATTTCGCCATATTTGCGCATCCTGTATGCCGGTAAAAATCCCTTTTTTTTCCTACAACTGGAAAAAAGAAATTTGGAACCTTATCTTTGTTTTAGGCATTTTACTGGGTGGTATTATTGCCATGCAATTTTTAGCCAATCCCCATCCCATAATCATAAATCAAAAATTAGCTACCGAACTTTCAGAATATGGCATAACAAATTTCAACAACCTTGTTCCTTCGGAAATTATGAATTGGCAATCTTTATTCTCAGTAAAAGGCTTGGTAATGCTGGTTGCAGGTGGTTTTTTGGTAGGCTTTGGTACACGCTATGCAGGTGGTTGCACAAGCGGCCATGCCATAATGGGTATATCAAACCTGCAATTACCATCATTAATAGCCACGGTTTGTTTTATGGTGGGTGGTTTTATAATGGCCAATTTTATTTTACCATTTATCCTTTTACTTTAA
- a CDS encoding YeeE/YedE family protein, which yields MQKTIETNTDFEVRSLDAICVNESRLVHKWYHHIKYLVTGILFGIVLVKAEIISWFRIQEMFRMQSFHMYGIIGSAILVGMVSIWLIKRFNVKTIYGEKIELHKKDFNKGQIYGGLLFGLGWAITGACPGPLFAQIGTGVSVILVTLLSAIAGTWVYGFFRDKLPH from the coding sequence ATGCAAAAAACAATAGAAACTAATACCGATTTTGAAGTTCGTTCATTAGATGCAATATGTGTAAACGAAAGCAGGTTAGTGCATAAATGGTACCACCATATTAAATACCTGGTTACAGGTATTCTTTTTGGTATTGTATTGGTAAAAGCAGAAATCATAAGTTGGTTCCGCATTCAGGAAATGTTTCGCATGCAATCTTTTCATATGTACGGAATTATTGGTAGCGCCATTTTAGTAGGTATGGTTTCTATTTGGCTCATAAAAAGGTTTAATGTAAAAACTATTTATGGCGAAAAAATAGAACTCCATAAAAAAGATTTTAACAAAGGGCAAATATACGGTGGCCTGCTCTTTGGGCTGGGCTGGGCAATTACCGGCGCATGTCCCGGTCCATTGTTTGCCCAAATTGGAACCGGTGTATCGGTAATTTTAGTTACCCTTTTAAGCGCTATTGCCGGTACCTGGGTTTACGGATTTTTCAGGGATAAACTTCCGCACTAA
- the ric gene encoding iron-sulfur cluster repair di-iron protein, with the protein METTAENILNVTLLEPRMKHPTIFSRFDELNEGESLIIHNDHDPKPLYYQLLGQRGNIFTWDYLETGPEWWKIKIAKRISGENNETLGEIVAKDMHKAQIFKKYGIDFCCGGKKTVKEACADKGLDYAVIEQELQKADQVVSTRPLPYNDWALDFLADYIVNTHHSYTKKQLPEIRGYAAKVARVHGDNHPELLEIYQLVEEVSAEMSAHMVKEEQILFPYIKEIVASKNKTAVAPQYNALGSVQGPISMMEMEHEHTGNAMEQIRTLSNNYSLPEDGCASYSLLFRMLEELEEDLHIHIHLENNILFPKALEMEKN; encoded by the coding sequence ATGGAAACAACAGCAGAAAATATACTCAATGTTACCTTGCTTGAGCCAAGGATGAAACACCCCACAATTTTTTCCCGATTTGATGAATTAAACGAAGGAGAAAGTTTAATCATCCACAACGACCATGACCCAAAACCATTGTACTATCAATTATTGGGTCAAAGAGGTAATATTTTTACATGGGATTATTTGGAAACCGGACCAGAATGGTGGAAAATAAAAATTGCCAAACGCATTTCCGGGGAGAATAATGAAACCCTTGGCGAAATTGTTGCCAAAGACATGCATAAAGCACAAATTTTTAAAAAATATGGAATTGACTTTTGCTGCGGCGGCAAAAAAACAGTAAAAGAAGCTTGTGCAGATAAGGGATTGGATTATGCAGTAATAGAACAGGAATTACAAAAAGCCGACCAGGTTGTTTCTACCAGGCCCTTACCCTACAATGACTGGGCCCTAGATTTTTTAGCAGACTATATTGTAAATACCCACCACAGTTATACCAAAAAACAACTGCCTGAAATACGAGGCTATGCAGCTAAAGTTGCAAGAGTACATGGCGATAACCATCCTGAACTTTTAGAAATTTACCAGTTGGTAGAAGAAGTAAGTGCAGAAATGAGTGCACACATGGTTAAAGAAGAACAAATACTTTTCCCTTACATTAAAGAAATTGTTGCCTCAAAAAATAAAACAGCGGTAGCTCCGCAATACAATGCATTGGGCTCTGTGCAAGGCCCAATAAGCATGATGGAAATGGAACATGAGCATACCGGGAATGCCATGGAGCAAATTCGTACTCTTAGCAATAACTATAGCTTGCCCGAAGATGGCTGTGCAAGTTACAGTTTATTGTTCCGTATGCTGGAAGAACTCGAAGAAGACTTACACATCCACATACACCTGGAAAATAATATCCTTTTTCCCAAGGCACTAGAAATGGAAAAGAATTAA
- a CDS encoding hemerythrin domain-containing protein yields MNSSNENNTKPIKRHETIAQFSREHHFGLLLVWKIKQGIKKSISPERISNYVLCFYEQDLKQHFSNEEKILFVHLPEASPLRIQAMQEHEKIYSLIEMIKNEKNSYPLLTRFSEMLDNHIRFEERTLFSHIQEVVPEKNLLEYQVNHIDNKQVDNDWDDHFWETKN; encoded by the coding sequence ATGAACAGTTCCAACGAAAACAATACAAAACCTATTAAAAGGCACGAAACCATTGCACAGTTTTCCCGTGAGCATCATTTTGGCCTGTTGCTCGTATGGAAAATAAAACAAGGCATTAAGAAAAGTATTTCTCCGGAACGGATTAGTAATTATGTGCTTTGTTTTTATGAACAAGACCTTAAACAGCATTTTAGCAACGAAGAAAAAATTTTGTTTGTTCACCTGCCCGAAGCCAGCCCATTGCGAATTCAGGCAATGCAGGAACATGAAAAAATATATTCTCTTATTGAAATGATAAAGAACGAGAAAAACAGCTATCCGCTATTGACCCGTTTTTCGGAAATGCTGGATAACCATATCCGCTTTGAAGAACGTACTTTGTTTAGCCATATCCAGGAAGTAGTGCCTGAAAAAAATTTACTGGAGTACCAGGTAAATCATATTGATAACAAGCAGGTAGATAATGATTGGGATGATCATTTTTGGGAAACTAAAAATTAA